One Serpentinicella alkaliphila DNA segment encodes these proteins:
- a CDS encoding UDP-N-acetylmuramoyl-L-alanyl-D-glutamate--2,6-diaminopimelate ligase: protein MLLEKILQSIEKERVNGETQIQIDSITYDSSRAKENSLFICIEGFNTDGHKYIENAISKGAIAIVVSKEIDIANEKVTIIKVKNTRKVLAEIANVFYDFPTKKLDLIGVTGTNGKTSTTYMIRNILLQANRKVGLVGTISNWIGSREIDTTRTTPESNDLQYLFCEMLDAGIDSCVMEVSSHSLVLHRVDGSDFKIGIFTNLTRDHLDFHETMENYFNAKKELFYKTSLCNIINADDCHGQRIITEIGELNTPIITYGINNHSTIKAQNIGMTIKDVTFDLVTPKYTVTLNIGTPGLFTVYNTLAACSAAYALDIDKEAIKKGLHSLRSVPGRFEIIKEIEDFTVIVDYAHTPDALENVLNSAIKFKENRIITVMGCGGDRDKTKRPIMGEISGSLSDLTIITSDNPRSEDPKVIIKEIKEGIEKTEGEYLIVEDRKEAIKAALNNAKKRDIVIIVGKGHEKVQIIGKNVYPFDDKKVALEVAREEGLL, encoded by the coding sequence ATGCTTTTAGAAAAAATACTCCAAAGCATTGAGAAAGAAAGGGTTAATGGAGAAACACAAATACAGATTGATAGCATTACATATGATTCAAGTAGAGCTAAGGAGAATAGTCTGTTTATCTGCATAGAGGGTTTTAATACAGATGGACATAAATATATAGAGAATGCAATCAGTAAAGGTGCTATTGCAATTGTAGTGAGTAAGGAAATAGATATAGCAAATGAAAAGGTTACTATTATAAAAGTTAAAAATACGAGAAAGGTGCTAGCAGAAATAGCAAATGTTTTTTATGATTTCCCTACTAAAAAATTAGATCTAATAGGTGTTACTGGCACAAATGGTAAAACATCAACCACTTATATGATTAGGAATATATTATTGCAGGCTAATAGAAAAGTAGGTTTAGTTGGAACTATTTCAAATTGGATTGGTAGCAGAGAAATTGACACTACAAGAACAACCCCTGAATCCAATGATTTGCAATATTTATTTTGTGAAATGCTAGATGCTGGAATAGATAGCTGCGTGATGGAAGTTTCATCCCATTCTTTAGTTCTTCATAGAGTAGATGGGTCTGATTTTAAGATAGGTATCTTTACTAATTTAACAAGAGATCATTTAGACTTTCACGAAACTATGGAAAATTACTTTAATGCAAAAAAAGAGTTGTTTTATAAAACTTCATTATGTAATATTATTAATGCGGATGATTGTCATGGCCAGAGGATTATAACAGAAATAGGGGAATTAAATACTCCAATAATTACTTATGGAATAAATAATCACTCAACCATTAAAGCACAAAATATTGGCATGACAATAAAAGATGTGACTTTTGATTTAGTTACTCCTAAGTACACTGTCACTTTAAATATTGGAACTCCTGGTCTTTTTACAGTTTACAATACTCTGGCAGCCTGTAGCGCCGCCTATGCCCTAGATATTGATAAGGAAGCGATTAAAAAGGGGTTACATAGTCTACGTAGTGTTCCGGGTCGTTTTGAAATTATTAAAGAAATAGAAGATTTTACAGTGATTGTAGATTACGCTCACACACCAGACGCATTAGAAAATGTTCTAAATTCTGCAATTAAATTTAAAGAAAATAGAATAATAACAGTAATGGGATGTGGTGGGGACAGAGATAAAACAAAAAGGCCAATAATGGGTGAAATATCAGGTAGCCTTAGTGATTTAACTATAATAACTTCTGATAATCCCAGATCTGAAGACCCCAAAGTTATTATTAAAGAAATTAAAGAAGGTATCGAAAAGACAGAAGGTGAATACTTAATAGTAGAAGATAGAAAAGAAGCAATAAAAGCCGCTTTAAATAATGCTAAAAAAAGGGATATAGTAATAATAGTGGGTAAAGGACATGAAAAGGTACAAATAATTGGGAAAAATGTTTACCCCTTCGATGATAAAAAAGTAGCCTTAGAGGTTGCAAGAGAGGAAGGATTACTATGA